A genomic region of Caldicellulosiruptor acetigenus contains the following coding sequences:
- a CDS encoding bifunctional folylpolyglutamate synthase/dihydrofolate synthase — translation MLKMPMTYEQALDFIHSTYKFGTKLGLQNITKLLEFMGNPQKGLKVIHVAGTNGKGSTCAFINQMLIEAGFRVGLYTSPFLESFNERIKLNNQPIDSEELASITEFVKEKIEEMLRQGFSHPTEFEVVTAIGFEFFKRKNVDFVVLEVGLGGRFDATNVIENPELCIITSIGFDHMDILGFSIEKIAFEKAGIIKQNSKVILALQRYKEVKEVISKVCKEQNAQLIEVEGNYHVLKNTLDGIIFDCVTPRGIYKNLEIKLLGTHQIENALSCIYAYECLQEKYDIKIEALVKGLLNARWNGRFEVLINAPLVILDGAHNVDGMKVLAENCKTYLNGKKIVAVVGILKDKEYEKMISLIKSVAQRVIFTLVPYQKRAFSEEEALDVSKRFGLEFIADFKDAIRYALSVCEEDGAVIICGSLYLVGAARSFLKSMFDVL, via the coding sequence ATGTTAAAGATGCCCATGACTTATGAACAGGCTTTAGATTTTATTCATTCAACCTATAAATTTGGTACAAAGCTTGGTCTTCAGAATATAACAAAACTTCTTGAGTTTATGGGAAATCCTCAAAAAGGGTTAAAGGTTATTCACGTTGCGGGCACGAATGGGAAAGGTTCCACATGTGCTTTTATAAATCAGATGTTAATTGAAGCGGGCTTTAGGGTGGGGCTTTACACCTCACCCTTTCTTGAATCTTTTAATGAGAGGATAAAACTGAATAATCAACCGATAGACAGTGAAGAACTTGCCAGTATTACAGAGTTTGTTAAAGAAAAAATTGAAGAGATGTTGAGACAAGGTTTTTCACATCCCACAGAGTTTGAGGTTGTAACTGCCATTGGTTTTGAGTTTTTTAAAAGAAAAAATGTAGACTTTGTAGTACTTGAGGTTGGGCTTGGTGGAAGATTTGATGCAACAAATGTAATAGAAAACCCAGAGCTTTGCATAATTACATCCATTGGTTTTGACCATATGGACATTTTGGGCTTTTCTATTGAAAAGATTGCTTTTGAGAAGGCAGGAATAATAAAGCAAAATAGCAAAGTAATACTGGCACTTCAGCGATATAAAGAGGTAAAAGAGGTCATCTCGAAAGTGTGTAAGGAGCAAAATGCTCAGCTAATTGAGGTAGAAGGAAATTATCATGTATTGAAAAATACTCTGGACGGGATTATTTTTGATTGTGTAACTCCAAGAGGAATTTATAAAAACCTTGAGATTAAGCTACTTGGCACACATCAGATAGAAAATGCTCTCAGCTGTATCTATGCGTATGAATGTTTGCAAGAAAAGTATGATATAAAAATCGAAGCGTTAGTAAAAGGACTTTTGAATGCACGATGGAACGGTCGGTTTGAAGTTTTGATAAATGCACCTTTGGTTATATTAGATGGTGCGCACAATGTTGATGGGATGAAGGTGCTTGCAGAAAACTGCAAAACGTACTTGAATGGTAAGAAGATTGTGGCTGTTGTGGGCATTTTAAAGGACAAAGAGTATGAGAAAATGATTTCTTTGATAAAGAGCGTGGCGCAAAGGGTTATCTTTACTCTTGTTCCTTATCAAAAGCGGGCTTTTTCAGAAGAAGAAGCTCTTGATGTTTCAAAGAGGTTTGGACTTGAGTTTATAGCAGATTTTAAAGATGCAATTAGATATGCATTAAGTGTGTGTGAAGAAGATGGTGCAGTTATAATTTGTGGTTCTTTATATCTTGTGGGGGCAGCGAGAAGTTTT